A single genomic interval of Flammeovirga agarivorans harbors:
- a CDS encoding RagB/SusD family nutrient uptake outer membrane protein — MKLNNKIRLVLLLGTALFSSCSKYLEPDADNQLSPEQVWKDPDFAEGVLNYVYNKFPKSYDYLGDDILDCATDNAVSSQVGSEVRNMSLGGWNADLNPINTWNDSYQAIRNINEFLEYGLNEKYFDSTQYTNTIEFTYFDDLETDSLYQCRMYGEASFLRAFFNFQLLKNHAGKDENGAVLGVPIIDTSRPYSVHLPRNTYAECVDYILNDLDSAKKYLTSDYDSPSFAINNVGKANLNSAFALASKVALYAASPAFYDRTGGNTQSENWLRTAILSQEFIDKVGSLPAWDPDMFWWQNKGKPILTTSSSTNDFEKKNYPPSLNGKGFTNPTQNLVDAFPMENGYPITSELSNYDAENPYEGRDPRFYTMIIYNNAVFRGDSIETFVGGKDTEENYSYYTKTGYYLKKFVNPNISLTPGSESTDRHYYALFREVEAYLNYAEAANELVGPNAVPPNCKITAFEALKKVRERATLSDHAYLTEVASQGRDAFRELIHNERRIELAFESHRFYDLRRWEYNLDVINTAAQGIEITKGETKYSYQVIDVEERLYMDYMMYGPIPYDEIMKSNNIVQNKGW; from the coding sequence ATGAAGTTAAACAATAAAATTAGATTAGTATTACTGCTTGGGACTGCTCTATTTTCTAGTTGTTCTAAGTACCTAGAGCCAGATGCAGATAATCAATTATCTCCAGAACAAGTATGGAAAGATCCTGATTTTGCAGAAGGAGTATTGAACTACGTATACAATAAATTTCCTAAATCGTATGATTACCTAGGTGATGATATTTTAGATTGTGCTACAGATAATGCTGTATCAAGTCAGGTTGGATCCGAGGTAAGAAATATGTCTTTAGGCGGTTGGAATGCTGACCTTAACCCCATCAATACATGGAATGATTCTTATCAAGCGATCAGAAATATAAATGAGTTCTTAGAGTACGGTTTAAACGAAAAGTATTTTGACTCAACGCAATATACCAACACAATAGAATTCACTTATTTTGATGACCTTGAAACAGATTCTTTGTATCAATGTAGAATGTATGGAGAAGCATCTTTTTTAAGAGCATTTTTCAATTTCCAATTATTGAAAAATCATGCGGGTAAAGACGAAAACGGTGCTGTATTAGGTGTACCTATTATCGATACAAGTAGACCTTACTCGGTACATTTACCAAGAAATACTTATGCGGAATGTGTCGATTATATTTTAAATGATCTTGACTCTGCTAAGAAGTACCTTACAAGTGATTACGATAGTCCAAGTTTTGCTATCAACAATGTTGGTAAAGCAAATTTGAATTCGGCATTTGCTTTGGCTTCTAAAGTGGCACTATATGCAGCAAGTCCTGCCTTCTATGATAGAACAGGAGGAAATACTCAATCTGAGAATTGGTTAAGAACGGCAATCCTTAGTCAAGAGTTCATTGACAAAGTGGGTAGTTTACCTGCTTGGGATCCTGATATGTTTTGGTGGCAAAATAAAGGAAAGCCTATCTTAACGACTTCGAGTTCGACTAACGATTTTGAAAAGAAAAACTATCCACCAAGTTTAAATGGTAAAGGTTTTACAAATCCAACACAAAATTTGGTAGATGCATTTCCAATGGAAAACGGTTATCCTATTACTTCTGAGTTGAGTAACTACGATGCCGAAAATCCTTATGAAGGTAGAGATCCAAGGTTTTACACAATGATCATCTATAATAATGCAGTGTTTAGAGGAGACTCAATTGAAACTTTTGTTGGAGGAAAAGACACCGAAGAAAATTACTCGTACTATACTAAAACAGGGTACTATTTAAAGAAATTTGTAAACCCGAACATCTCGTTAACTCCAGGTAGTGAAAGTACTGATCGTCATTACTATGCTTTATTTAGAGAAGTGGAAGCTTACCTAAATTATGCTGAAGCAGCAAACGAATTAGTAGGACCGAATGCTGTTCCTCCGAATTGTAAAATCACAGCATTTGAAGCATTGAAGAAAGTAAGAGAAAGAGCTACACTAAGCGATCATGCTTACCTTACTGAAGTAGCAAGCCAAGGTAGAGATGCATTTAGAGAACTCATTCATAATGAAAGAAGAATTGAATTAGCATTCGAAAGTCACCGTTTTTACGATTTAAGAAGATGGGAATATAATTTAGATGTCATCAATACAGCTGCTCAAGGGATAGAAATCACAAAAGGAGAAACGAAGTATTCTTATCAAGTAATTGATGTGGAAGAACGTTTATATATGGATTATATGATGTATGGTCCTATCCCTTACGATGAGATCATGAAAAGTAACAATATTGTACAAAATAAAGGTTGGTAG
- a CDS encoding DUF1735 domain-containing protein: MKDFINKYLVIGLSLIAFTSCEPYEDYLTDFDYSIVYFPYQQPVRTVVLDSEQKTNVGVVLGGKRENKDRVVTQFEINESLLNETSWELLPEEYYTLGHTSEMVVEPGTFQGLVEINFTDAFYDDPKAITNHYALPLLITQSTADSVLTGSTENGVLAKNYMIPVFKFIHYLEGNWYHHGVDTSFDPQGDTLVSNVYSHKDMVKNDVWILNTLAKNKVSTNGIGSTNNGRLQINISSDNVVEVEPFEGSPITEVTNNLSEYNANTNELYLDYNYSDTDGIKHHVMDTLTFRNLDMELELW, encoded by the coding sequence ATGAAAGATTTTATAAATAAGTATCTGGTCATCGGCTTATCATTAATAGCTTTTACTTCTTGTGAGCCTTACGAAGACTATCTAACAGACTTTGATTATTCTATTGTCTATTTTCCTTATCAACAACCTGTAAGAACTGTCGTTCTAGATAGCGAACAGAAAACAAATGTAGGTGTTGTATTAGGTGGGAAAAGAGAAAATAAGGATAGGGTAGTCACTCAATTTGAAATCAATGAATCTCTGTTGAATGAAACATCTTGGGAACTTCTTCCAGAAGAATACTATACTCTTGGTCATACTTCTGAAATGGTGGTTGAACCTGGTACTTTTCAGGGGTTAGTGGAGATCAATTTTACTGATGCATTTTATGATGATCCTAAAGCGATTACTAACCATTATGCATTACCGCTTTTGATCACACAATCTACAGCAGATTCAGTACTTACAGGTTCTACAGAAAATGGTGTATTGGCGAAGAATTATATGATTCCAGTGTTTAAGTTTATTCATTACCTAGAGGGAAATTGGTACCATCATGGAGTAGATACAAGTTTTGATCCTCAGGGAGATACTTTAGTATCTAATGTATACAGCCATAAAGACATGGTGAAGAATGATGTTTGGATCTTAAATACTTTAGCGAAAAATAAAGTATCTACCAATGGTATTGGAAGTACAAACAATGGTAGATTACAAATCAATATTTCTTCAGATAATGTAGTAGAAGTGGAGCCTTTTGAAGGTTCACCTATCACAGAAGTAACCAATAATTTATCAGAATATAATGCGAATACTAATGAGTTATATTTAGACTACAACTATTCTGATACCGATGGGATTAAACATCATGTAATGGATACATTAACATTCCGAAACCTAGATATGGAGTTGGAATTATGGTAA
- a CDS encoding alpha/beta hydrolase: MKILVHIFLLLFCQAVIGQNISVEATRSNVAYGNEQAQVFDFFQATSTAPTPLLFFIHGGAWKGGDKKDIHQKKFFPDLSPFLDNGISVITVNYRLLKDVDNTIYPKVSIPINDILKALHYVIDHDTEFYIDKNNIALCGGSAGACSSLIIGLNSSVSHEKKYKQLRKSINAVFAIRAQTSLDPKMVKQWIQNNKYGAHAFNLELDPKNKKVNYKNFLNKRDEILKEVHEYSPYDLLKKGKRYPALYLYYPSSIQLENPKIKDPVHSANYGYYFNEKCRELNIPCQLYTAENGYDESIVMKDIIKVLVKKHKTF; the protein is encoded by the coding sequence ATGAAAATATTAGTACACATTTTTCTCCTATTATTTTGTCAAGCTGTAATTGGCCAAAATATATCAGTTGAAGCTACTCGTTCCAATGTGGCATATGGTAATGAGCAAGCACAAGTGTTTGATTTTTTTCAAGCTACATCGACAGCACCTACTCCTCTTTTATTTTTTATTCATGGAGGAGCATGGAAAGGGGGAGATAAGAAAGACATCCATCAGAAAAAGTTTTTTCCAGATCTCTCGCCTTTTTTAGACAATGGAATATCGGTAATTACTGTGAATTACCGTTTATTGAAGGACGTAGATAATACTATTTATCCCAAAGTAAGTATACCAATAAATGATATTCTTAAAGCTTTACATTATGTAATAGATCATGATACTGAATTTTATATCGATAAAAATAATATCGCTTTATGTGGTGGGTCAGCCGGTGCTTGTAGTAGCTTAATCATTGGTTTGAATAGCAGTGTAAGCCATGAAAAAAAGTACAAGCAATTACGAAAATCAATAAATGCAGTTTTTGCGATAAGAGCGCAGACTTCTTTAGATCCAAAAATGGTAAAGCAATGGATTCAAAATAATAAATATGGAGCACATGCATTTAACCTAGAATTGGATCCAAAAAATAAGAAAGTTAACTATAAAAACTTTCTAAATAAAAGGGATGAAATTTTGAAAGAAGTTCATGAATATTCACCCTATGATCTTCTGAAAAAAGGAAAGAGGTACCCTGCGTTATACCTTTACTACCCAAGTTCAATTCAGCTAGAGAATCCTAAAATCAAAGACCCCGTACATTCAGCAAATTACGGGTACTATTTTAATGAAAAATGTAGGGAATTAAATATTCCATGCCAATTGTATACCGCTGAAAATGGTTATGATGAAAGTATTGTGATGAAAGATATTATTAAGGTATTGGTCAAAAAACATAAGACATTCTAA
- a CDS encoding sulfatase-like hydrolase/transferase, with protein sequence MNFKIITFLLILTHLFPHLGTAENDKPNILWITFEDTSPHMIYNNQAAITPVMDKISEMGIRFNSAFSTATICSASRSAIITGMHATSIGTGNHRGNIPFPNFIKGFPTYLRDHGYYTSNNLKTDYNVLDASDFTNEAWNESSATATWKNRKPDQPFFSVFNLMYTHTSRKYVNSYSNYKKEVLDNLPDELQTKPEDAIVPPYLKESEEMKEHFARIYNCINYTDSKIGEILDELEKDGLTESTIVFIYSDHGEAMPRGKGNGLNIGHQVPLYVYVPEKFKALVGIDIGTTSDRVISFEDLAATVLSLTGIKVPDYMEGVNFLAKNYTKEMYFGAKDAADEIRDITREVADNNFSYSRVYNTSLPEMKFKNYTGKSELYQTVRNDLWNGRLNDFQTSLFYDHRKYEKLYDTKNDPWEMNNLADDPQYKEQLEKMRDFCNQQILETRDLQFIPYGEMINIYLKTGLTPYEFKFDEDIYPLTKILPIANLSGKGKEVIEEQVEALNSDIDLVRYWAIYGLRNQLSNVIPYLKEVEKIAFDTQERSFIRIEAATILYQQTRNEKALELLQEYAKGEDLFHQWHSLRNIQDYFTNQNEFTGLYEEVIDNLPASDDIDKLYRSIRNNVQTTCKGALYMINERAKKNIEKEEITIPETNGYDCMVEEENFESISLSGNWSIINGTEKEVFVENKHLILNKLSSENSIPTIQYQIATELDDNYELNFTFSASKNHLSNTIDFISSEGNYILSLLIGGDNRYNIFYTNSIEGEQVTTFLDENALLSDKFEKNKNYRVKLSIYEGKSLDIYINGLLVEKGIKVINEKIDKLVSTFSKVYKNEGTIYFDALNIKNKIDYQPLNDKISEAYTIIKAISVGTSVGDFPQTAVDTLLLNIDDATLIVKNCTPQYTVNATIDSLDQAIKAFLLSEVKEEEENVDPEQPPLEGQIPTDIYDFKSSWFLGPNPFDSYFFVKFQEAKSGRISIYDLLGNILYQEFITNQKSIDIKTLHLQTGVYIIKFESPTDYFTSKIQKL encoded by the coding sequence ATGAATTTCAAGATTATTACTTTTTTACTAATACTAACACACCTATTTCCTCATTTAGGTACAGCAGAGAATGATAAGCCTAATATTCTATGGATCACTTTTGAGGATACATCACCTCATATGATCTACAATAACCAAGCGGCAATAACACCGGTGATGGATAAAATTTCAGAAATGGGTATCCGGTTTAATTCTGCTTTTTCGACAGCTACCATATGTTCTGCATCAAGATCTGCTATTATAACGGGAATGCATGCGACATCTATTGGTACAGGAAATCATAGAGGTAATATTCCTTTTCCAAACTTCATCAAAGGATTTCCAACCTACTTAAGAGACCATGGATATTATACATCCAATAATCTGAAGACAGATTATAATGTACTTGATGCTTCTGATTTTACGAATGAAGCTTGGAACGAAAGTAGTGCTACAGCAACATGGAAAAATAGGAAACCTGATCAACCCTTTTTTAGTGTATTTAATCTAATGTATACTCATACGAGTAGAAAGTATGTCAATTCATATAGTAATTACAAAAAGGAAGTATTGGATAATCTTCCTGATGAATTACAGACAAAACCTGAAGATGCAATAGTACCTCCCTATTTAAAGGAATCGGAGGAAATGAAAGAACACTTCGCCAGGATTTACAATTGTATTAACTATACAGATTCTAAAATTGGAGAAATACTCGATGAATTAGAAAAGGATGGACTGACAGAAAGTACAATTGTATTTATCTATTCTGATCATGGTGAAGCCATGCCTCGCGGAAAAGGGAATGGCTTAAACATTGGTCATCAAGTGCCACTTTATGTTTATGTTCCCGAAAAATTTAAAGCATTGGTTGGTATTGATATTGGAACTACATCTGATCGGGTAATAAGTTTTGAAGATTTAGCTGCAACAGTACTTTCATTAACGGGTATAAAAGTTCCTGATTATATGGAAGGAGTAAATTTCTTAGCTAAAAACTATACTAAGGAAATGTATTTTGGAGCTAAAGATGCAGCAGATGAGATTAGAGATATCACAAGAGAAGTAGCAGACAATAACTTTAGCTATTCAAGAGTATATAACACTTCGTTACCTGAGATGAAATTTAAAAACTATACAGGTAAATCGGAATTATATCAAACGGTTAGAAATGATTTATGGAATGGAAGATTAAATGATTTTCAAACCTCACTTTTCTATGATCACAGGAAGTATGAAAAACTATATGATACAAAAAATGATCCTTGGGAAATGAATAACCTAGCTGATGATCCTCAGTATAAAGAACAGCTAGAAAAAATGAGGGATTTTTGTAATCAACAGATTTTGGAAACAAGAGATCTTCAGTTTATTCCATATGGGGAAATGATTAATATCTACCTGAAAACGGGGCTCACTCCTTACGAGTTTAAATTTGATGAAGACATATATCCATTAACTAAAATTCTTCCGATAGCCAACTTATCTGGAAAAGGAAAAGAAGTGATTGAAGAACAAGTAGAAGCCTTAAATAGTGATATAGATTTAGTACGTTATTGGGCAATTTATGGACTTAGAAATCAACTGTCTAATGTGATTCCCTATCTTAAGGAAGTCGAGAAAATTGCTTTTGATACTCAAGAAAGAAGCTTTATTAGAATTGAAGCGGCCACTATTTTATATCAGCAAACAAGAAACGAAAAAGCTCTTGAATTACTTCAGGAATATGCAAAAGGTGAGGATTTGTTCCATCAGTGGCACTCTTTAAGAAATATACAAGATTACTTCACCAACCAGAATGAATTTACTGGTCTATATGAAGAAGTTATTGATAATCTACCTGCTTCGGATGATATCGATAAATTGTATCGATCGATAAGAAATAATGTGCAAACGACTTGTAAAGGTGCTTTGTATATGATTAATGAGAGAGCTAAAAAAAATATTGAAAAAGAAGAAATAACAATTCCGGAAACCAATGGATATGATTGTATGGTAGAGGAAGAAAACTTTGAATCTATATCATTGTCAGGAAATTGGTCCATCATCAACGGAACCGAAAAAGAAGTTTTCGTTGAAAACAAGCACTTGATATTGAATAAGCTTAGTTCTGAAAATTCAATACCTACCATACAATATCAAATCGCAACTGAATTAGATGATAATTATGAACTAAATTTCACTTTTTCTGCTAGTAAAAATCACCTGTCAAATACTATAGATTTTATCTCATCGGAAGGAAATTATATTCTTTCTCTATTGATTGGAGGTGATAACAGATATAATATTTTTTATACAAATTCTATAGAAGGAGAGCAGGTCACAACATTTCTAGATGAAAATGCTTTATTATCAGATAAGTTTGAAAAGAATAAAAACTATAGAGTCAAACTTTCTATTTATGAAGGTAAATCGTTGGATATATATATCAATGGATTATTAGTTGAAAAAGGAATTAAAGTAATCAATGAAAAAATAGATAAACTGGTCTCTACTTTTAGCAAAGTCTATAAGAATGAAGGTACTATTTACTTTGATGCATTAAACATTAAAAACAAAATAGATTACCAACCCCTAAATGATAAGATTAGTGAAGCCTACACAATTATCAAAGCAATAAGCGTTGGTACTTCAGTAGGTGACTTCCCTCAGACTGCTGTGGATACTTTACTACTTAACATTGATGATGCAACACTAATTGTCAAAAACTGTACACCACAATATACAGTGAATGCTACAATAGATTCACTGGATCAAGCAATTAAAGCTTTTCTTTTATCTGAGGTGAAAGAAGAAGAAGAAAATGTAGATCCAGAACAACCTCCTTTAGAAGGTCAAATACCTACTGATATTTATGATTTTAAGAGTTCATGGTTTTTAGGACCAAACCCTTTCGATTCATATTTCTTTGTAAAATTCCAAGAAGCAAAATCTGGAAGAATCTCTATTTATGACCTTTTGGGTAATATTCTTTATCAGGAGTTTATTACAAACCAGAAAAGCATTGATATTAAAACTCTCCATCTTCAAACAGGTGTGTATATCATAAAGTTTGAGTCTCCTACAGATTACTTTACATCAAAAATTCAAAAATTATAA
- a CDS encoding SusC/RagA family TonB-linked outer membrane protein yields the protein MSKLKYIIFFLTLLFSWEEVFSQEKDLGFILDSLELNSKADVYHAPFYDIDKKETVSTISTITGDELSNSSFLNLSDALQGKLSGLQLMSTTGEPGTNASYLSIRGKSSTTDYAPLVLVDGIARDWVDLNPEEIESITVLKDMTAKAIYGLNAANGVVLITTKRGISNKLKITVGYEQGIKTPTTKPEFLAADEYASLYNTARSNDGLAPHYTDDEIKAYRNGTDPILYPNNDYYGYAMKNDVTYRKGYLNFIGGSKKSNYFVHLGYVGQDGLENVGTTSSYDRINIRTNLGMKLTDVITGVVDVSGRVELYNTPNLSSGDYFNLLSTTRPNEYPIFIHKGGSRETDILGGSLHQPKNIYGELNYTGYDKNVDRSIQTRFGFDLDFNEHIMGLSADVYVAVDGSNTFEYGKDEGYNSYMPLAKTDDGYDLFQVKQGAKTDDQVRKTNSDYFSNTFYGNINYDRTFREKHKLSVNALGYRQTVSTSTQFYFIKTLHAGLNANYTFKNKYVLEGSSVWVGTNKLAKDKRVANSSAVGAGWIISNEGFLEENKILTHLKIKGSAGLMAYDPTIWTYMHLQRYGDGGVLVLGENNSVSRNTLIAHREENMELSYEQALELNLGIEVELFDALALEVNYFDNARKDMITNYAAVYPDYYGNDGAYFNNNSTLSEGIEGAISYNKTFGDIRLNIGANLMYQQTKWEDVLQMENLPEGMNQENRPIDGMYGYRNQGLFQSDNLARFSPSQTFGTVGAGDIRYQDINGDGVINNDDQEYIGNTSPTLSYGIQFGISYKNVNLFVAGAGFAGHYRYNDSKYYQMSGLDNYSEVARNSWTPELGADATYPALTTTKGENNYVTSDFWLEKADFFRIKNVEVGYTLPRKESRKFESKFFIRANNLFEVSAAENKNVDPERPNSGITEFPIMRSYTMGINLNI from the coding sequence ATGTCAAAATTAAAATATATAATCTTCTTTTTAACTCTACTATTTTCTTGGGAGGAAGTCTTTTCCCAAGAGAAAGACCTCGGGTTTATTTTAGATAGTTTAGAGTTAAATTCAAAAGCTGATGTTTACCATGCTCCATTTTATGATATCGACAAAAAGGAGACAGTAAGTACTATTTCAACCATCACTGGAGATGAATTATCTAACTCCTCTTTTTTAAACTTAAGTGATGCTTTACAGGGTAAATTATCAGGATTACAATTGATGAGCACTACTGGTGAGCCTGGTACTAATGCTTCCTATTTATCTATCAGAGGAAAATCGAGTACTACAGATTATGCTCCACTAGTACTTGTAGATGGAATTGCTAGAGACTGGGTTGATCTAAATCCAGAAGAAATTGAATCGATTACTGTGTTAAAAGACATGACAGCGAAAGCGATCTATGGCCTTAATGCAGCAAATGGTGTCGTTCTAATCACTACAAAAAGAGGGATTAGTAATAAACTAAAAATCACCGTAGGTTATGAGCAAGGAATTAAGACGCCTACCACAAAACCTGAGTTTTTAGCTGCAGATGAATATGCCTCCCTATACAATACTGCAAGATCAAACGATGGTCTAGCCCCACATTATACTGATGATGAAATCAAGGCTTATAGAAATGGTACTGATCCCATTTTATACCCCAATAATGATTACTATGGATATGCCATGAAGAACGATGTTACCTACAGAAAGGGATATTTAAACTTTATTGGTGGATCTAAAAAATCAAATTATTTCGTACACCTTGGGTATGTAGGTCAAGATGGTTTAGAAAATGTAGGAACAACTTCCTCTTATGATCGAATTAACATCAGAACAAACTTAGGAATGAAACTAACTGATGTAATTACTGGTGTAGTAGATGTAAGTGGTAGAGTAGAACTTTACAATACTCCTAACCTTAGTTCTGGGGACTATTTTAACCTTCTGTCGACAACAAGACCCAATGAGTATCCAATATTTATTCATAAAGGAGGATCTAGAGAAACAGATATTTTAGGGGGATCATTGCATCAACCGAAGAATATCTATGGAGAGTTGAATTATACAGGTTATGACAAAAATGTTGATAGAAGTATCCAAACCCGTTTTGGTTTTGATCTAGATTTTAACGAACATATTATGGGGCTTTCCGCTGATGTTTATGTAGCAGTGGATGGTAGTAATACTTTCGAATACGGTAAGGATGAAGGCTACAACTCCTATATGCCTCTCGCAAAAACTGATGATGGTTACGATTTATTCCAAGTAAAACAAGGAGCTAAAACGGATGATCAGGTAAGAAAAACGAATTCAGATTATTTTAGTAATACGTTTTATGGTAACATCAACTATGATAGAACATTTAGAGAAAAACATAAACTTTCTGTTAATGCGTTAGGATATAGACAAACGGTGTCTACTAGTACACAGTTTTATTTTATAAAAACATTGCATGCAGGTTTGAATGCCAACTATACATTTAAAAACAAATATGTATTAGAAGGTTCTTCTGTATGGGTTGGTACAAATAAATTAGCAAAAGATAAACGCGTAGCCAACTCATCAGCAGTGGGTGCAGGTTGGATTATTTCTAATGAAGGATTCTTAGAAGAAAATAAAATTCTAACACATTTAAAAATTAAAGGTTCTGCTGGATTAATGGCCTATGATCCTACTATCTGGACATATATGCACCTTCAAAGATATGGTGATGGCGGAGTACTCGTTTTAGGTGAAAATAATAGTGTAAGTCGTAATACATTAATTGCTCATAGAGAAGAAAACATGGAGCTATCTTATGAGCAAGCATTAGAATTAAATTTAGGGATTGAAGTAGAACTATTTGATGCTTTAGCATTGGAAGTAAATTATTTCGATAATGCCCGTAAGGATATGATTACGAATTACGCTGCCGTTTATCCGGATTATTATGGTAATGATGGAGCCTACTTTAATAACAATAGTACTTTAAGTGAAGGTATTGAAGGAGCCATCAGTTACAACAAAACATTTGGAGATATCCGCTTAAATATTGGAGCGAATTTAATGTACCAACAAACGAAGTGGGAGGATGTCTTACAAATGGAAAACCTACCTGAAGGGATGAATCAAGAAAATAGACCTATTGATGGAATGTATGGATACAGAAACCAAGGTTTATTCCAAAGTGATAATTTAGCTAGATTTAGCCCTTCTCAGACTTTTGGTACTGTTGGAGCCGGAGACATTCGCTACCAAGATATTAATGGAGATGGTGTAATTAATAATGATGATCAAGAATATATCGGTAATACTTCCCCAACTTTATCTTATGGAATACAGTTTGGAATCAGCTATAAAAATGTCAACCTATTTGTTGCAGGTGCTGGTTTTGCAGGACATTACAGATATAACGATAGTAAGTATTATCAGATGAGTGGCCTAGACAATTACTCTGAAGTAGCGAGAAACTCATGGACTCCAGAACTTGGAGCAGATGCTACTTACCCAGCATTAACTACTACAAAAGGAGAAAATAACTACGTAACCTCAGATTTCTGGTTAGAAAAAGCTGATTTCTTTAGAATCAAAAATGTAGAAGTGGGGTACACTCTTCCTCGTAAAGAATCAAGAAAGTTTGAATCGAAGTTTTTCATCAGAGCTAATAATCTTTTTGAAGTCTCTGCAGCTGAAAATAAAAATGTAGACCCTGAAAGACCAAACAGTGGCATCACAGAATTCCCGATTATGAGGTCTTATACAATGGGTATCAACTTGAACATCTAA